One genomic region from Solwaraspora sp. WMMD792 encodes:
- a CDS encoding glycosyltransferase — MSGPTTGAARRALVDADSVAALRRLLAEPAAATPTRQLVVRVRRWRPPTAGWSGRLGPVPGLRRHRVRLPRGGGNARLSVDLAEPVPLHDLLTAALAVLAPVRPLPRPASADVAAVGVAPGWLPVDANHSVTGALTTNPEIRGYDVVLAPDAATLAAPSDLVGVAVTAGGTGARVANRQPLVLIDSAVANPVGRGRRYGPTEPTGVLEFLPGDPVPGWQVRPAESVPAPANPAPVGADSPAAGAVPAARGGLAGVPLSGDQLAAIRRFTHLICPDVPAVAPAAEATLLAQLAATGAVLRVPQLPPAVADRLAEPLLAVLHSDLPGVGADPLEWEIRSVRQRSAALRGHAAAFAAGDVTADTFPALAAPPSVSAVLVTRRPEYLPDVVRQLAGQTYPELEIVLCLHGIELTADLRARLGECGRPIQIFSAPAGFSFGEVMGAATARARGSLVTKVDDDDVYGPEHIWDLVLAREYSGAMLVGKAAEFVVLQMLGVTVRRAAVPPEAYGAPVAGGTMLMARGDLEAVGGWRPVPRSVDRGLMDRVLRAGGLIYRTHPLGYLYERRAAGHTWDAGLDYFLRRGGQQWDGVPRHPEFGTSPVGLPEVTAR, encoded by the coding sequence GTGTCCGGGCCGACCACCGGGGCGGCCCGCCGGGCGCTGGTGGACGCCGACTCGGTGGCGGCGCTGCGCCGCCTGCTGGCTGAGCCGGCCGCGGCCACGCCGACCCGCCAGCTGGTGGTCCGGGTACGCCGTTGGCGTCCGCCGACCGCCGGCTGGTCCGGCCGGCTGGGCCCGGTACCGGGCCTGCGGCGGCACCGGGTGCGGCTGCCGCGCGGTGGCGGCAACGCACGGCTGAGCGTCGATCTGGCCGAGCCGGTCCCGCTGCACGATCTGCTCACCGCCGCGCTGGCGGTGCTGGCGCCGGTCCGGCCGTTGCCCCGACCGGCCAGCGCCGACGTCGCGGCGGTCGGGGTGGCGCCCGGCTGGCTGCCGGTCGACGCCAACCACTCGGTGACCGGGGCGCTGACGACGAACCCCGAGATCCGCGGGTACGACGTGGTGCTCGCCCCGGACGCGGCGACGCTGGCCGCGCCGTCGGACCTGGTCGGGGTAGCGGTGACCGCCGGTGGCACCGGTGCCCGGGTGGCCAACCGGCAGCCGCTGGTGCTGATCGATTCGGCGGTGGCGAACCCGGTCGGCCGGGGCCGCCGCTACGGGCCGACGGAGCCGACCGGGGTGCTGGAGTTCCTGCCCGGCGACCCGGTGCCGGGCTGGCAGGTGCGGCCGGCTGAGTCCGTCCCCGCCCCGGCGAATCCGGCACCGGTCGGGGCGGATTCCCCGGCAGCCGGTGCGGTGCCGGCGGCGCGCGGCGGGTTGGCCGGCGTGCCGCTGTCCGGCGACCAGCTGGCGGCCATCCGCCGGTTCACCCATCTGATCTGCCCCGACGTGCCGGCGGTCGCGCCGGCGGCGGAGGCGACGCTGCTCGCCCAGCTGGCGGCGACCGGTGCCGTGCTGCGGGTGCCGCAGCTGCCGCCGGCAGTGGCGGACCGGCTGGCCGAGCCGCTGCTGGCGGTGCTGCACAGCGACCTGCCCGGGGTCGGCGCGGATCCGTTGGAGTGGGAGATCCGCAGCGTACGGCAGCGGTCGGCGGCGTTGCGTGGGCACGCCGCCGCGTTCGCCGCCGGTGACGTCACCGCCGACACGTTTCCGGCGTTGGCGGCGCCGCCGTCGGTGAGTGCGGTGCTGGTCACCCGGCGGCCCGAGTACCTGCCGGACGTGGTGCGGCAGCTGGCCGGACAGACCTACCCGGAGTTGGAGATCGTGCTCTGCCTGCACGGTATCGAGTTGACGGCGGACCTGCGGGCGCGGCTCGGTGAGTGTGGCCGGCCGATCCAGATCTTCAGCGCGCCCGCCGGGTTCAGCTTCGGCGAGGTGATGGGCGCGGCGACCGCGCGGGCGCGGGGCAGCCTGGTCACCAAGGTCGACGACGACGACGTGTACGGCCCGGAGCACATCTGGGACCTGGTGCTGGCCCGGGAGTACTCGGGCGCGATGCTGGTCGGCAAGGCGGCCGAGTTCGTGGTGCTGCAGATGCTCGGGGTCACGGTCCGCCGGGCCGCGGTGCCGCCGGAGGCGTACGGCGCCCCGGTGGCCGGCGGCACGATGTTGATGGCGCGCGGTGACCTGGAGGCGGTCGGTGGTTGGCGGCCGGTGCCCCGGTCGGTGGACCGTGGCCTGATGGACCGGGTGCTGCGTGCCGGCGGGCTGATCTACCGCACCCATCCGCTCGGCTACCTGTACGAACGGCGGGCGGCCGGGCACACCTGGGACGCCGGTCTCGACTACTTCCTGCGGCGGGGTGGCCAGCAGTGGGACGGGGTACCCCGGCACCCGGAGTTCGGTACGTCGCCGGTCGGACTACCCGAAGTAACCGCTCGGTAA